One Chloroflexota bacterium DNA window includes the following coding sequences:
- a CDS encoding branched-chain amino acid ABC transporter permease, producing the protein MFTDIIETRWLVVALGVLASLLGAPFIAPEFYTYVLTLIFVTAILAMSLNLVLGYGGIYQFHHAAFYGVGAYAAALGITKMGMPVWLAFILAPLIAAFAGLVIGWFCIRLTRLYFGMLQISLGSLIWVIVLRWSAFTSGDDGIHGIPLPAPLETINGAYFLNLAIALGCLVAMYFVIRSPFGATLQAIRDNAARCEAVGINVRNHQLAAIVIAAFFGGIAGVMFVVLERSVFPGMLFWSFSLDVFVMCLLGGWFTFAGPMVGAALVILLRTFASRYTEYWTLLLGVILILLIFFLPEGIMGFVSARFKPREPDGGAA; encoded by the coding sequence ATGTTCACTGACATCATCGAAACGCGCTGGCTCGTCGTCGCGCTCGGCGTGTTGGCAAGCTTGCTTGGCGCGCCATTTATCGCGCCGGAATTTTACACGTACGTCCTCACGCTCATTTTCGTCACCGCAATTCTCGCGATGAGTCTCAACCTCGTTCTGGGTTACGGCGGCATTTATCAATTTCATCACGCCGCGTTTTACGGCGTCGGCGCGTACGCGGCGGCGCTCGGCATTACAAAAATGGGGATGCCCGTCTGGCTTGCGTTCATCCTCGCGCCGCTCATCGCCGCGTTCGCCGGACTCGTCATCGGTTGGTTTTGCATTCGCCTTACGCGCCTCTATTTTGGCATGTTGCAAATCTCGCTCGGCTCGCTGATCTGGGTCATCGTGTTGCGGTGGTCGGCGTTCACGAGCGGCGATGATGGCATTCACGGCATCCCCTTGCCTGCGCCGCTCGAAACGATCAACGGCGCATATTTTCTCAATCTGGCAATCGCCCTGGGATGCCTGGTCGCGATGTACTTCGTCATTCGTTCGCCGTTCGGCGCGACGTTGCAAGCGATTCGCGACAATGCCGCGCGCTGTGAAGCGGTCGGCATCAACGTCCGCAATCATCAACTTGCCGCGATTGTGATTGCCGCGTTCTTCGGCGGCATTGCCGGCGTCATGTTCGTCGTGCTCGAACGTTCGGTGTTCCCCGGCATGTTGTTCTGGTCGTTCTCGCTCGATGTCTTTGTGATGTGCTTGCTCGGCGGGTGGTTCACGTTCGCCGGACCGATGGTTGGCGCGGCGCTCGTCATTCTGCTCCGCACGTTTGCGAGTCGTTACACCGAATACTGGACGTTGCTCCTGGGTGTGATCTTGATTTTGCTCATTTTCTTTTTGCCCGAAGGCATCATGGGCTTTGTCTCGGCGCGATTTAAACCGCGCGAACCGGACGGAGGCGCGGCATGA